The Deinococcus betulae region GTGGACAGCGAACTGCTGGCCGTCAGCGAATGCGGCCTGGGCAAGCGCACCCCCGTGGCCGACTACCCCGCCAAGGGGCGCGGCGGCATGGGCGTCATCACCCTGGATGTCACCGACAAGACCGGGAAACTGATGACCTTGGCGCGCGTGGGCGGCAACGAGGAACTGATGGTGCTGACCGAGAAGGGCACCGTCATCCGCACCCGCGTGGAAGAGGTGCGCGTGACGGGCCGCAACGCCCAGGGCGTGAAGGTCATCAACATTGCCGACAAGGACAGCGTGATCAGCGCCTTCCCCATCCGCCGCGAGGACGACCTCTAAGCCTGCGGCCTCTTGGCCGGCCCAGGGCGCGACAGCCCTGGGTTTTTTCTTCCCTGCGATGTGGATTGGGTGAGGCCTCTTCCCTTTCCCTGCGCGGAGTAGACCTGCGCCCAGCGCCGTTGCATTGCCAGATGACCCGTCAGCCAGTCTGTAACCTCAACGTGGATTAAAGAAACAAAACTGTTTACAAAAAAGTGATTTTGGGTTACACTGTGACCATGTCGGGAATGGTCCCGGCGCACAGTTCTCCACACCTTCCGCCTCAGGAGGCGACCACAATGACCACGACAAATACCCGCACCTTTGTTGATACCGTGACCTACCGCCCCGGCGCCGTCATCCTCTACCCTGGCAAAAGCGACATGCTCTACCGCGTTTCGACCGGTCTAGTCCGCGTGCACACCATGGACGACGACGGCAACGGCCTGACCCTGCGGTATGTCAAGCCCGGCGAGTACTTTGGCGAGGAAGCCCTGGCGGGCGTCAACCGCGCCTACTTTGCCGAAGCCGTAACCGACAGCGCCATTGACGTGATCAACCCCGCCCTGATGAGCGCTGAAGACAACCTCGTGGTGACCACGCACCTCGTGCGTACCCTGGAGCGCGCCTACGAGAGCATCTACCGCCTGGTCGGCAAGCGCCTGCGCGCCCGCATCGCTGGCGAGCTGCTGGAGCTCAAGGACACTGCCCTGGCTACCCAGTTAGACAGCGGCGAGACCCTGATCTACGCCACGCACGACGAACTGGCTGCCGCTGTGGGCAGCGTGCGCGAGACCGTGACCAAGGTGGTGGGCGAGTTGAGCCGTGAAGGCGTGATCAGCGCCGGCTACGGCAAGATCACCCTCAAGAACGAGGCCGCCCTCAGCGAGATTGCCGCCGCATAATCCCAGCTGTTTAGCGCCGCCGTCCCCCCGGACGGCGGCGTTTTGCTGTGTCTCTGCCTGTTCTGTTTCTGCCTACGTGACACCCAGACTGGACACCGGGCATTCCCACCGCTCTCGCCTCTGCGTACACTCAGCCGGTGACCCCGATCTATACCCCAGAGCGTCCCCTGCGCGTGGCTGTCATTGGCAGCGGCCCCAGCGGCGTGTATGCCGCTGAAGCCCTGTTCAAGCAGACCGACGTGCCGGCCGAGGTGGACGTGTACGACCGCCTGCCCACGCCCTACGGCCTGGTGCGGTACGGCGTGGCGCCCGACCACCTGACGATTAAAAGCGTGACCAAGGGGTTTGAAAAGACCCTGGCCGACCCCCGCGTGCGTTTTCTGGGCAACGTGGAGTTTGGCACCGACCTGACCCATGAGGAGGTGCTGGCCCACTACGACGCCGTGCTGTACGCCGTGGGGGCCAGCAGTGACCGCCGCCTGGGCATTCCCGGCGAGGACCTGACTGGCAGCATGAGCGCCACTGAATTTGTGGCCTGGTACAACGGTCACCCCGACGCGGCGGCGCGCGAGCTGCTGCTGCACGCCAGCGGTGTGGCCGTGGTCGGCGTGGGCAATGTGGCGCTGGACGTCAGCCGGATCCTGGCGAAAACCACCCAGGAACTGCACGGGAGTGACATTGCGGCGCACGCCCTGACGGCGCTGGACAGCAGCCCGGTGCAGGACATCTGGATTCTGGGTCGCCGTGGCCCGGCGCAGGCGGCCTTTACCACCAAGGAACTGCGCGAATTTGGCGAGCTGAGTGACGCCGAGCCGGTGGTCATCCCTGCCGAGATCACTCTGACGGACGCTGAAGAAGCGGCCATCACCGACAACACCAGGAAAAAGAATGTCGAGGTACTGCGTGAATTCGCCGCCCATGAGCCCGAAGGCAAACCCCGCCGCGTTCACCTGCGCTTTCTGGTCTCGCCAGTCGAGATTCTGAATGATGGTCAGGGGCGCGTGGGCGGCTTAAAGGTCGAGCGCAACCGACTGGACGAGAACGGCAACGCCGTGGGCACCGGCGAGTACGAGGTGCTGCCCGCCCAGATGGTGCTGCGCTCGGTGGGTTACCGGGGCGTGGCGCTGCCGGGCGTGCCCTTTGACGAGAAGCGCGGCGTGATTCCCAACGCGGAAGGCCGGGTGGAAGGCCGCGCCGGCGAGTACACCGCCGGCTGGATCAAGCGCGGCCCCAGCGGCGTGGTCGGCACCAACCGCAAGGATGCCACCGACACCGTGGCCCACCTGCTGGCCGATGCCAAAGCGGGCGTGCTGCCCGGCGCGGCGCAGCCCACCCGAGGGGCAGTAGACGCGCTGCTGGCCAGCAAGGGCGTTCACGTCTACACCTTTGCCGACTGGCAGGTGCTGGACGCCCACGAACTGGCCGAGGGCAAAACGCTGGGGCGCCCCCGCGCCAAGGTGGTTCACCGCGAGGCCATGCTGGGGCTGCGCCGAGGGTAAGCGGCCGCGCTGAGCTTGTGCACCAACTAGGGGGCGGTCAGCGAACTCCGGGCCCCTGGCGTAAGGCCTGAAGCAGCTTTAGCGCTCTCTCAGCCTGACAGAACGGCCAGTACGCCGAACTCCAACAGCACCCACTTGCGTCCCTGCGCCGACACCGGCGGGGGACGTTTTTTTTGCTTCCTCTGCGATACTCAGCGGCATGAGTGCCTCTGTCATGACGGCCGACGTGCTGGTGGTTGGCGCCGGTCCTGCTGGCCTGCACGCCGCCTTTTACGCCGCCTGGCGCGGCCTGAGTGTGCGCCTGCTGGAAGCACGAGGTGAGGTTGGCGGCCAGCTGAGCGCCCTGTATCCCGACAAGCGGGTGTATGACGTGCCGGGCCTCCCAGCCACTCCGGCCGCCGATCTGGTGGCTGGGCTGTACCGGCAGCTGGACGGGCTGGACGTGACGACCCACCTGCACACCCTGGCATACACCCTGGAGCAGCTGAAAGGCAGCTGGACCGTGCAAGCTGAGACGCCGGAAGGCCCACACACCTTCACCGCAGGCGCTGTGATTCTGGCACTCGGCCTGGGCGCCCTGCGGCCGCGCGAGGTGCGCCTGCCCACGGGTGGCCACGCGGATGTCCGCACCGACATTCCCGACCCCAGCGGATTTGCGGGCCGGCGCGTCCTGATTGTGGGCGGCGTGCCGCAGGCCACCCGCGCCGCACTGGAACTCAGTGGAGCCGGAGCACATGTCACCCTGACGCACCGCCGTGTGGGCTTCCGGGGCAGCGCAGCCGAGTTGGCGGGGCTGAACGCCGCGCAGGCTGCGGGGCAGCTGGAGGTGCTGGCGCCCGCCGTTCTCAGTCACCTCAGCCCCGGTGCCGCGCACCTGAGCGTGGACGGCCAGGATCACACCGTCCCCGCCGACACCGTCCTGATTCTGAATGGTTATCTGCCAGACCTGAGCGCGGCCCAGACCTGGCCGCTGGCGTGGCAGGGCGAGTACATCCCCGACGCGCTGGGAGGCCACACCGCTCTGAACGGCGTGTTTGTGGCGGGCGACGTGGCGCGTTCGGGCGCCGACTTCAAACTGATTTCGGTGGGGCTGGCGCAGGCGGCGGTGGCAGCCAATCACGCCGCACACCATGTGCGCCCAGACCTGAAGGTGCGTCCCGGCCACAGCAGTGAAAAGCGGCTGGCGTAAAGACGTAGGGCGCAGGTTGTAGGCAAAGCAGAATCAGCACACCTAAGGACCCCATCAGGAAGTCCAGGTGGTCAGTCTCCCCCTGCTGAAGCCGCCGGCCTGTCGTCCGTCCAGCCGGTCAGTTCAGCAGGCCACGGTGGAGGCGTGGCTGCAGGCCCCGCTCGCGCACGAGCGCACGGACCTCCTGGCAGCGGCACGAGCGGTAGGTACACAGCAGCGCCTCGGGGTTACGGCTCAGCAGGTTCACCGTAGCGTCCACCAGGCGGCGCACCCGGTACAGGCGCAGGGTGGCGCCGCCCACCTGGGTGCTGCGCAGCCCCAGATGGACTTCAGGCGCGAGGGTGTCAAAGTCCGCTGAGCAGTTGGGGAAGGCGGTGGGGACCACCTGACCCTCAAGCGGCACGTAGCGCGTCAGCAGTGGCATGCCAGCCACATGTTCGCCGTAATGCACGCTGGTGTTGCTGCCAAAGTCCACGCCCATTAGCAGCGCATAGCCGTCCAAGTCGTACAGCGCGCCAATCGGCTGATAGGGACTTTGCAGAGACTGGGCCTGCGTGATCCGCGCGGCCTCCTGTCCCAGCGCAATGAAACTCAGGGTGGGGTGAAACGACCGCAGCGCCTCGGCGCGGTCCACCAGTTCCTGAGGCACGCGCCCGATGTCGCGGCTCACCTTGGAGGTCCGGGTAAAGCGCGCGTTTGTCACCGAGGTCGGCCGTGAGAGCAGCGTG contains the following coding sequences:
- a CDS encoding NAD(P)/FAD-dependent oxidoreductase; amino-acid sequence: MTERPVRRTPTAPTCVPAPTPAGDVFFASSAILSGMSASVMTADVLVVGAGPAGLHAAFYAAWRGLSVRLLEARGEVGGQLSALYPDKRVYDVPGLPATPAADLVAGLYRQLDGLDVTTHLHTLAYTLEQLKGSWTVQAETPEGPHTFTAGAVILALGLGALRPREVRLPTGGHADVRTDIPDPSGFAGRRVLIVGGVPQATRAALELSGAGAHVTLTHRRVGFRGSAAELAGLNAAQAAGQLEVLAPAVLSHLSPGAAHLSVDGQDHTVPADTVLILNGYLPDLSAAQTWPLAWQGEYIPDALGGHTALNGVFVAGDVARSGADFKLISVGLAQAAVAANHAAHHVRPDLKVRPGHSSEKRLA
- a CDS encoding FAD-dependent oxidoreductase — encoded protein: MTPIYTPERPLRVAVIGSGPSGVYAAEALFKQTDVPAEVDVYDRLPTPYGLVRYGVAPDHLTIKSVTKGFEKTLADPRVRFLGNVEFGTDLTHEEVLAHYDAVLYAVGASSDRRLGIPGEDLTGSMSATEFVAWYNGHPDAAARELLLHASGVAVVGVGNVALDVSRILAKTTQELHGSDIAAHALTALDSSPVQDIWILGRRGPAQAAFTTKELREFGELSDAEPVVIPAEITLTDAEEAAITDNTRKKNVEVLREFAAHEPEGKPRRVHLRFLVSPVEILNDGQGRVGGLKVERNRLDENGNAVGTGEYEVLPAQMVLRSVGYRGVALPGVPFDEKRGVIPNAEGRVEGRAGEYTAGWIKRGPSGVVGTNRKDATDTVAHLLADAKAGVLPGAAQPTRGAVDALLASKGVHVYTFADWQVLDAHELAEGKTLGRPRAKVVHREAMLGLRRG
- a CDS encoding AAC(3) family N-acetyltransferase, with product MLNLLRRSAVTPAELDEGLAALGLDGTQHVIIHASLKAFGTLEGGAAAVVDALAARTATVVAPAFTYSTLLSRPTSVTNARFTRTSKVSRDIGRVPQELVDRAEALRSFHPTLSFIALGQEAARITQAQSLQSPYQPIGALYDLDGYALLMGVDFGSNTSVHYGEHVAGMPLLTRYVPLEGQVVPTAFPNCSADFDTLAPEVHLGLRSTQVGGATLRLYRVRRLVDATVNLLSRNPEALLCTYRSCRCQEVRALVRERGLQPRLHRGLLN
- a CDS encoding helix-turn-helix domain-containing protein, translated to MTTTNTRTFVDTVTYRPGAVILYPGKSDMLYRVSTGLVRVHTMDDDGNGLTLRYVKPGEYFGEEALAGVNRAYFAEAVTDSAIDVINPALMSAEDNLVVTTHLVRTLERAYESIYRLVGKRLRARIAGELLELKDTALATQLDSGETLIYATHDELAAAVGSVRETVTKVVGELSREGVISAGYGKITLKNEAALSEIAAA